CTACGTCATGCACGGCGAGACCGCTGCCGCTGCTTCCTACGCCCGGCGGCTGGTCAAGGAAGATGAGGCGGGCAACGACCTGACCCCGACCCTGGACAAGATGAACCAGATGATCCAGGATTACGTGGACAAGTCACGGCCGGCATATTGCGCCAAGACAGGCTTCGTTGACGAGATCGTCTCGCTGCCCGACCTGCGCAAATACATACAGGCCTTTACCGGGGCCAACTACCAGAACCCACGATCGATAACGCCGGTGCATCAAATGCTTTTGCCGCGCATCATCAAGGGATAATTCATGCACCAGGAAAGCCCCGGACGACACTGCCGGGGCTTTTTGCCCATCGCCTGCTGAACGGTCATTTTTGAGTTGTTATTACTTTTAAACATATTGTGAAAGGAGCTGCACATGAGTAAAGGAAAGAACCCACTCGGTATTACCGAAGTCGTCCTCAGGGACGCCCATCAGTCCCTCTTCGCCACTCGTCTGCGTCTGGACGACATGCTTCCCATCTGTGAAAAACTGGATAAGGTGGGCTACTGGTCCATCGAGATGTGGGGGGGAGCCACCTTTGACTCCTGCATCCGTTTTCTCGGCGAGGACCCCTGGGAGCGCCTCCGCAAACTGAAGCAGGCCATGCCGAATACTCCGCAGCAGATGTTGTTCCGTGGCCAGAACATCCTTGGTTATCGCCATTATGCCGATGACGTGGTGGAGAAGTTCGTGGAGCGGGCGGCCTTCAACGGTATCGACGTTTTTCGCGTCTTCGATGCCATGAATGACCCCCGCAACCTGGATACGGCCATCAAGGCGGTCATCAAGCAGGGTAAACATGCCCAGGGGACCATGTCCTATACGGTCAGCCCGGTGGATACCATCCCCAAATGGGTAGATCTGGCCAAGCGCATCGAAGACATGGGCTCCCATTCACTCTGCATCAAGGACATGGCCGGTCTGCTCTCCCCCTATACCGCCTATGAGCTGGTGAAGAAGCTGAAGAAATCGATCAACATCCCGATCCACATGCAGTGCCACGCCACCACCGGCATGTCCACCGCCACCTATGTCAAGGCCATTGAAGCCGGCGTTGAAAATGTCGATACCTCCATTTCTTCCATGAGCATGACCTACGGCCACTCCGCTACCGAGGCTCTGGTGGCCATCATGTCCGAGACGGACCAAGCGACCGGCCTCGACATGTCGCTTCTGCAGGAGATTGCCGACTACTTCACCGTGGTGCGGAAGAAATATGCAAAATTCGAAGGGTCCCTCAAGGGTATCGATGCCAGGATCATCATGGCACAGGTGCCGGGGGGCATGTTGACCAATATGGAGAGTCAGCTCAAAGACCAGAATGCCGGCCACAAGATGGATCAGGTGCTGGCCGAGATCCCCAAGGTACGCGAGGATCTGGGCATGATCCCGCTGGTCACCCCCACTTCGCAGATCGTCGGCACCCAGGCGGTCATCAACGTCCTGACCGGCGAGCGCTACAAATCCATGACCAAGGAGACCGCTGCAGTTCTCAAGGGTGAGTACGGCGCCACCTCCGCACCGGTCAATAAGGAGCTGCAAGCGAAGGTCCTGGCCGGGGCCGAGCCGATCACCTGCCGTCCGGCAGACCTGCTTGACCACGAGATGGACAAGCTTACCGCCGAGCTGCGTGAACTGGCGAAGGGCAAAAACCTCAAGTTCGGGGATCATGAGGTGGAGGATGTCCTCACCTATGCCCTTTTTCAGCAGGTGGGGCTCAAGTTCCTGGAGCATCGTGATAACCCAGACATGTTTGAGCCGGTTCCCACCGGGGAAGAGGCCGCTCCGGCAGCCAAGGCCGCAGCTCCTGCGGTTGCAGGTGGAGAAACTTTCACCGTCACCGGCGGCGGTCAGACCTTTGTCGTGCAGGTTGCCAAGGCCACCGGCGCCGCAGCAGCCGCCGCGGCAGCTGCCGCCAATGCCGCAGCAGGGGCCGCAGCCGCAGCCCCGGCCGCTTCAGCCGGCGGATTCGATATCGTCTCTCCCCTGGCGGGCAATG
This region of Geotalea daltonii FRC-32 genomic DNA includes:
- the oadA gene encoding sodium-extruding oxaloacetate decarboxylase subunit alpha produces the protein MSKGKNPLGITEVVLRDAHQSLFATRLRLDDMLPICEKLDKVGYWSIEMWGGATFDSCIRFLGEDPWERLRKLKQAMPNTPQQMLFRGQNILGYRHYADDVVEKFVERAAFNGIDVFRVFDAMNDPRNLDTAIKAVIKQGKHAQGTMSYTVSPVDTIPKWVDLAKRIEDMGSHSLCIKDMAGLLSPYTAYELVKKLKKSINIPIHMQCHATTGMSTATYVKAIEAGVENVDTSISSMSMTYGHSATEALVAIMSETDQATGLDMSLLQEIADYFTVVRKKYAKFEGSLKGIDARIIMAQVPGGMLTNMESQLKDQNAGHKMDQVLAEIPKVREDLGMIPLVTPTSQIVGTQAVINVLTGERYKSMTKETAAVLKGEYGATSAPVNKELQAKVLAGAEPITCRPADLLDHEMDKLTAELRELAKGKNLKFGDHEVEDVLTYALFQQVGLKFLEHRDNPDMFEPVPTGEEAAPAAKAAAPAVAGGETFTVTGGGQTFVVQVAKATGAAAAAAAAAANAAAGAAAAAPAASAGGFDIVSPLAGNVWKIEVDPGQEVKEGDLLLILEAMKMENEIFADRDGIVGTIHIQEGNAVDIGQPLVTLISDAAALVATAAAPAAAGAAAPKNGVTAPLAGNVWKIEVKPGQKVQEGDLLLILEAMKMENEIFADKDGIVGQLLIQEGHAVDIGQVLLTLD